The Lysinibacillus timonensis nucleotide sequence CAAAACTTGAGTTTACTATCTGGTGGAGAGAGGGCTTTAACAGCAATCGCATTGTTATTTGCAATATTAAATACTCGCCCAGTACCGTTTGTTATTTTGGACGAAGTTGAAGCTGCACTCGATGAAGCAAACGTGGAACGTTATAGTACGTATCTAAAGAAACTAAGTAGTGGGACACAATTTATTGTCATTACGCACCGTAAAGGAACAATGGAAGGTGCAGATGTGTTATATGGTATTACGATGCAAGAGTCGGGGGTATCAAAACTAGTATCAGTAAAACTTGAAAAAGAAGCGGTATTAGTTGGTCAAGGGAGCGAAAATGGATGAGCTTTTTTAAACGATTAAAAGAAAAATTGATGGGTAGTGAAGAAGTACAACAACAACCATCAAAGGAAGAACTACAAGAAACGAATATTGTGGAAGATGAGCTTGTTGAAGTAGAGGCAACTGAGAAAAAGCCGGGTGTTGAAACAGAACAACAAGAAGTTTCACAACCAGAACAAATAGTTGAAAATGATATAGATGATGTAAGTCAGGAAGTAGTAGAAGTGACGGAAGAGAAAAAAACTTCCGCTTGGTCTATTACACAAAAGTTTAAAGCTGGATTAGCCAAAACTCGTGACACGTTTACATCGAAAGTTAATGATCTAGTTGCAAGATATCGTAAAGTGGACGAAGATTTCTTTGAAGAACTAGAAGAAGTACTATTACAAGCTGATGTTGGCTTTGAAACAGTAATGGAGTTAATGGAGAAATTACGTTTCGAAGTACAACGTAAGAATATAAAAGATACTGAAGGCATCCAAGCGGTAATTTCTGAAAAGTTAGTTGAAATATACGAATCTGGTGAAGAAAATATTACAACGCTTAATTTACAGCCAAAAGGTGAGTTAACGGTTATATTATTTGTTGGTGTTAATGGTGTTGGGAAAACAACAACTATAGGAAAGCTTGCGCATCGCCTAAAAACACAAGGTAAAACAGTGATGTTAGCTGCCGGGGACACATTCCGTGCTGGTGCGATTGATCAACTTCAAGTTTGGGGTGACCGTGTTGGCGCTGAAGTAGTGAAACAATCTGAAGGGTCTGATCCAGCTGCAGTTATCTATGATGCTATTGCTGCAGCAAAAAATCGCGGTGTTGATGTATTAATTTGTGATACAGCTGGTCGTCTTCAAAATAAAGTTAACTTAATGAAGGAGCTGGAAAAAGTGCATCGTGTTATTACACGGGAAATTCCAAACGCTCCGCATGAAGTTCTACTTGCTTTAGATGCGACTACCGGTCAAAATGCCCTTATTCAAGCACAAATGTTCAAAGAAGCGACAAATGTTACAGGGATCGTTTTAACGAAATTGGATGGAACTGCAAAAGGTGGTATTGTCTTAGCCATTCGTAACAAATTACACATCCCAGTTAAGTTTGTAGGTTTAGGTGAGAAAAT carries:
- the ftsY gene encoding signal recognition particle-docking protein FtsY; its protein translation is MSFFKRLKEKLMGSEEVQQQPSKEELQETNIVEDELVEVEATEKKPGVETEQQEVSQPEQIVENDIDDVSQEVVEVTEEKKTSAWSITQKFKAGLAKTRDTFTSKVNDLVARYRKVDEDFFEELEEVLLQADVGFETVMELMEKLRFEVQRKNIKDTEGIQAVISEKLVEIYESGEENITTLNLQPKGELTVILFVGVNGVGKTTTIGKLAHRLKTQGKTVMLAAGDTFRAGAIDQLQVWGDRVGAEVVKQSEGSDPAAVIYDAIAAAKNRGVDVLICDTAGRLQNKVNLMKELEKVHRVITREIPNAPHEVLLALDATTGQNALIQAQMFKEATNVTGIVLTKLDGTAKGGIVLAIRNKLHIPVKFVGLGEKMDDLQPFDAERYVYGLFAEGLEKELEKEEE